AACACTTATGTGAAACACCTGGTGGATGCTATCTTTCTCGCATTGAATCAGGAACAGGCCGTCGGTCAGATATACAATATCACCGACGTTACCTTGGTCAGCAAACGGGAGTTCATCTCAACGATAGCCGATCTGGCCGGATACAAGTCACCAGAAAAAGTAGTCCCTTTGCCGGTAGCCCGGCACCTGGCTAAACTGCTTGAGGGACTGTGGCGTCTGCTGGGAAAGAAACAGGCCCCCATCCTCTCTCAGGCTCGTATTAAGTTTCTGGGATTGAATCTGGACTATAGCACGCTCAAAGCTCAGCATGAGCTGGGCTATGCACCACAGACGACCTATCAAGAAGCCATGTCAGAGACTATTGACTGGTTTCGAGAACATCAGAAATTGCCAGTGTAACTCTTACTTATGAATTCCCTGTGAAAATACCTGTTTTTATAGATCACCAGAGAATGGGTATTTGACCCGACTCTCTCTTCAAGCGTAGAATAACCACATGGAAAGTGAACTGACGTCTGCCCCCGATCTGCCAGAGACAGAAACAAATCTCCCCCAGCGGAGTCGGCGGCGGTATATCATCAGCTATCTGATTCAACTGGCTATTTTCCTGACGATATACATCCTTTCCATCGGTCCCTTGTTCTGGCAATGGTTTGCTTCGTACCACTCAATGAGTTCCCCATTCTTCGCCGCATTCTATATGCCACTCTTACTGGCCTGTGACCTCTGTCCGCCCCTCGCAGATGGCGTAAACTGGTACATCAATCTCTGGATCTAAGCCACCTGACGATTCAAGCCAGTCAAGCTTGCAGCACCTTTCAGGAACTGGCCGCCTGAAAAGAGACGCCCTGAATTCTCAGGTTTCCAACATCAAAGCTTGTCCATATCAAAAACCCAAACCTCAGTAGCGTAAGGTAGATTGACAAACCCAATATTCCAAATACACTCGTTAACTGGAGCACTGTCGTGGAATTCTCCCCAGTGTCAGGCCTTAGATATCTCTCACTGCGCAAGCCAAAAACTGCCTGGACGGCAGCCATCATACGGGAGCACGGAAACTCATGAGCGACACACGTCCTTTTGCTCACCTGCATTGTCACACTCATTTCAGCATGCTGGATGGCGCCAGCCGCATTCCGGAAATGGTCAGCAAGATCAAAGAAGCAGGCATGAACTCGCTGGCAATCACCGACCACGGCAACCTGTACGGAGCGATGGACTTTTATAGCCATTGCCGGAGTCAGGAAGTCAATCCGATCCTGGGTCTGGAAGCCTATATTGCCCCCCGCAGCCGTTTCGAAAAGGGGGCTTCTCGGATGAAAGAGGCCAGTTTTCACCTGACCTTGCTGGCCCAGAATCGTCAGGGGTTCGAAAACCTGATCAAACTCTCATCCATGTCTTACCTTGAAGGCTTTTATTATAAGCCGCGAATCGACAAGGAGATCCTAGAAGCCCACAGCGACGGACTGATCCTGCTGACAGGCTGTGCCGCAGGCGAACTGTCGCACCATATCCTGGGAGAAGACTGGGAAGAGGCAGAAAAACTATGCGCCTGGTATGAAAAAGTATTCGGCGATCGCGTGTATATGGAGATCCAGAATGCCGGTCTGGAGATTCAGCGGCAGTGTATGGAAGGCACAGTCGAACTGGCCAACAAAATGGGTCTGCCCCTGGTTGCCACCAACGACGCGCATTATGTCGAACAGGAAGATGCTGTTGCCCAGGACGTACTGCTCTGCGTGAGTACGCGTGCGGTCGTAAGTGATGAAAAACGGATGAAAATGACAGGAGACCAGTTCTTCGTCCGTACTCAGGAAGAAATGTATAACGCGTTCCCCGGCTTTGAGGATGCGGTTGCCCGCACACAGGAGGTTGCCGAGCGGGTCGACATTCAGATGTCAGACAAAAAATTCTACCCGGTATTCCAGCCACCGGATGGCATGACAGACACGCAGTATCTGCGCAAACTCTGTGAAGAACGTCTGCCCCTCAAGTACGGTGATGAACTGAGCCAGGCGCACTGGGATCGTCTTAACAAGGAACTGGGCGTCATCGAGCAAATGGGTTACTCCAGTTACTTCCTGATCGTGTGGGACTTTGTCGTCTTCGCTGAAAGTGAGAAGATCCCTTGCACGGCCCGTGGTTCGGCCTGTGGAGCCATTGTAGCTTTCCTCCTGGGAATGTCGCAGGTCTGCCCCCTGAAGTACGATCTCCTTTTTGAACGATTTCTCGACCCCAGCCGTACCGAACCGCCCGATATCGATATCGACTTCTGTCGTGACCGCCGTCAGTTGGTGATCGATTACACCAAAAAGAAATACGGCGAACGTAGCGTGGCCCAGATCGGAACGTTTGGTACACTCAAGGCCAAAGCCGCGATCCGTGACGTAGGCCGTGCGCTGGGCGTCCCCTTGGCCCGCGTCAACGAAATTGCCAAGATGGTTCCCGACTCACTGGGGATCAAGATCAAGGATGCCATCAAGGAAAGCCCCGATCTGCAAGCCGCCTACGACCAGGATATGGAAGTAAAACAGCTGCTTGATCTCGCTATGCAGCTGGAAGGTCTCTGCCGCAGTGCAGGAACCCACGCTGCGGGTGTGGTGGTCGCCGACTTGCCGCTTTCTGAAGTCGTCCCTCTGCAGACAATCACCGGCAAAACGGACATTATCACCCAGTGGGATGGTCCTACCGTGGAATCGGTGGGGCTGCTCAAGATGGACTTCCTCGGTCTGCGAAACCTCACGATTTTGGACAAAGCCGTTCAGAACGTGAAGAAGCACTGTGGGATTGAAATCGATCCGCACCATCTCCCTCTGGACGATGAAGAAACGTTCGCCCTGCTGCAACGCGGAGAAACAAAGGGCATTTTCCAGTTGGAAAGTGGCGGAATGCGTGACCTGCTGACCAAGATGAGGCCGGACAAGTTCCAGGATATCATCGCTACCTCGGCTCTGTATCGTCCGGGTCCTCTGGAAGGGGGGATGGTGATGCAGTACGTCGATGTGAAACACAACCGGATTCCGATCCCCAAAGTTCATCCGATCGTGGATGAAATTCTGGAAGAAACCTATGGCGTGATGGTTTACCAGGAACAGGTGATGCGAATTCTGAACCGCGTCGGAGGGATTGAACTTTCCGCTGCGTATCGTTGTATTAAAGCGATCAGTAAGAAGAAGCTCAAAATCATCGCAGAGTTCAAAGA
This genomic stretch from Gimesia sp. harbors:
- the dnaE gene encoding DNA polymerase III subunit alpha → MSDTRPFAHLHCHTHFSMLDGASRIPEMVSKIKEAGMNSLAITDHGNLYGAMDFYSHCRSQEVNPILGLEAYIAPRSRFEKGASRMKEASFHLTLLAQNRQGFENLIKLSSMSYLEGFYYKPRIDKEILEAHSDGLILLTGCAAGELSHHILGEDWEEAEKLCAWYEKVFGDRVYMEIQNAGLEIQRQCMEGTVELANKMGLPLVATNDAHYVEQEDAVAQDVLLCVSTRAVVSDEKRMKMTGDQFFVRTQEEMYNAFPGFEDAVARTQEVAERVDIQMSDKKFYPVFQPPDGMTDTQYLRKLCEERLPLKYGDELSQAHWDRLNKELGVIEQMGYSSYFLIVWDFVVFAESEKIPCTARGSACGAIVAFLLGMSQVCPLKYDLLFERFLDPSRTEPPDIDIDFCRDRRQLVIDYTKKKYGERSVAQIGTFGTLKAKAAIRDVGRALGVPLARVNEIAKMVPDSLGIKIKDAIKESPDLQAAYDQDMEVKQLLDLAMQLEGLCRSAGTHAAGVVVADLPLSEVVPLQTITGKTDIITQWDGPTVESVGLLKMDFLGLRNLTILDKAVQNVKKHCGIEIDPHHLPLDDEETFALLQRGETKGIFQLESGGMRDLLTKMRPDKFQDIIATSALYRPGPLEGGMVMQYVDVKHNRIPIPKVHPIVDEILEETYGVMVYQEQVMRILNRVGGIELSAAYRCIKAISKKKLKIIAEFKDQYIAGAKERDMDEKLAIELFDMIEKFAGYGFNKSHSTAYGGVAYATAYLKAHYPKEFMAALLSCGMESHERINEHVDDCRRMKIEVLPPDINRSDVEFSVDGEKIRFGMGAIKGVGEQALEEVVKEREENGQYSSLYNLCERVDPKSLNRSTLETLIKAGALNSLGGNQAQLMLTVERAVQSALKIHKDRARGQKSLFGDEPASDEPDSADEALLPEAEDWSRAQKLAAEKEVFGFYLTSHPLAEMGDALTKYAQNRTNELAEMEDRDEVILAGMVSSIKNAATKKPSKNGHTRYVNFDFEDPHGLVRCIMWPEQFARFGEKVKMEAMVIIKGKIDKRGREPNVIVDQLLTLNDARKQFTDRLAINFKRGVHTRQDMVNVHDVLTQFPGQTEVILVVDSVDQEKPDTSLRYVLNPPGNLRVSCSEEFENRLKATIGESHIHFHTPVVKKKAIGGSIGR